A stretch of the Chanos chanos chromosome 1, fChaCha1.1, whole genome shotgun sequence genome encodes the following:
- the snrkb gene encoding SNF related kinase b, producing the protein MSALVKSGYEGKIAGLYDLDRTLGKGHFAVVKLARHVFTGQLVAVKVIDKTKLDAMAAGHLLQEVRCMKLVQHPNVVRLYEVIDTQTKLYLILELGDGGDMYDYIMRHEGGVAEETAKVHFAQIVRAIAYCHRLHVVHRDLKPENVVFFRQQGTVKITDFGFSNRFQPGTMLMTSCGSLAYSAPEILLGEEYDAPAVDIWSLGVILYMLVCGHPPFQEANDSETLIMIMDCRYTVPAHVSPECKDLISCMLQRDPAQRASLAEIEGHPWLQGVDPSPAGHIAAPLTSHRSLSQDEHEVILQAMTSGNIADRDAIQEALEADRYNHITATYYLLGERILREKQEQSSLTDSPSSQRRLAQRPLSEPLELVDRGLQADPLRGAPLTSLSCPSPPRRGVSESGDLLNHRSGRQEGSLVEFSPPPCALSLSLHPAPPAPEQTQPVKTLPALQQICEEEEDEEEEEEQSFDLDRDRPCELSKESTVVTSEPSDSFLANAVTPTKSRDQTSEGQIGEEVLGLSEGSKEEEERDLPQEDKLTEKQEVPQSDLGPRDVRKAEKHTEKGYLETQVTEEPELARPEADQTATNRSPNRGESQSGELVLDKQDRPPMAPKTDAVQCCQGQCETSIADRGSEDTLKEKNNNNTKSRLFETTSGSPSSLPRNHCVDLGPDGVETRRAGVESEKLEELHTDRATKHQDGQHGPREAGPDPNAATVRGDLTKGKNVNLRERLLQFPLCEKALSFNIQPTSKEKLVPFAQYNCCHVL; encoded by the exons atGTCTGCTCTCGTCAAGAGCGGCTACGAGGGCAAGATCGCCGGGTTGTATGACCTAGACCGTACGCTGGGTAAGGGTCACTTCGCCGTGGTCAAACTGGCACGTCATGTCTTCACTGGCCAGTTGGTCGCGGTCAAGGTGATCGACAAGACCAAACTGGACGCCATGGCGGCAGGACACCTCCTGCAGGAGGTGCGATGCATGAAGCTGGTGCAGCACCCCAACGTGGTTCGTCTTTATGAAGTTATCGACACGCAGACCAAGCTCTACCTCATCCTGGAGCTGGGCGACGGCGGAGACATGTACGATTACATCATGCGGCACGAGGGGGGCGTCGCCGAAGAGACAGCCAAGGTCCACTTTGCCCAGATCGTTCGCGCCATCGCTTACTGCCACCGCTTGCACGTGGTCCATCGTGACCTCAAGCCAGAAAATGTGGTCTTCTTCCGCCAGCAGGGCACGGTTAAGATCACCGATTTCGGTTTCAGCAACCGTTTTCAGCCAGGCACCATGCTGATGACCAGCTGCGGTTCGCTGGCGTACTCCGCCCCGGAGATCCTTCTGGGCGAAGAGTATGATGCACCCGCCGTCG aTATCTGGTCCCTTGGTGTGATCCTGTACATGCTGGTGTGTGGCCACCCACCTTTCCAGGAGGCCAATGACAGCGAGACCCTCATTATGATCATGGACTGTCGCTACACAGTGCCCGCCCACGTGTCACCAGAATGCAAAGA tctaatCTCATGCATGCTGCAAAGGGATCCTGCTCAGAGGGCGTCTCTAGCTGAGATTGAAGGACACCCGTGGTTACAGGGTGTAGACCCCTCCCCTGCGGGACACATCGCTGCCCCCCTCACCTCCCACCGCAGCCTGTCCCAAGACGAACACGAGGTCATCCTCCAGGCCATGACCAGTGGCAACATTGCCGATAGAGACGCCATCCAGGA agCTCTGGAAGCAGACAGATATAACCACATCACAGCCACGTACTACCTGCTGGGGGAACGAAtcctcagagagaaacaggagcaATCCAGTCTGACTGACAGCCCTAGCAGTCAGCGTAGACTCGCACA GAGGCCTCTGTCTGAACCACTGGAGCTTGTGGACCGGGGGCTCCAGGCCGATCCACTGAGGGGAGCTCCGCTGACCTCACTCTCCTGCCCCTCTCCTCCCCGCCGTGGAGTTAGCGAGTCTGGGGACTTGCTGAACCACAGGTCTGGTCGGCAGGAAGGTTCTTTGGTGGAGTTCAGTCCGCCACCCTGCGCCCTGAGCCTCAGTCTGCACCCTGCACCTCCTGCACCAGAGCAGACGCAGCCCGTCAAGACTCTACCAGCCCTGCAGCAGATCTGCGAGGAAgaagaggacgaggaggaggaagaggagcagtcTTTTGATCTTGATCGTGATCGACCATGTGAACTGAGCAAGGAGTCCACGGTCGTGACATCAGAACCCTCAGATTCTTTTCTCGCTAACGCAGTGACTCCGACCAAGAGCAGAGACCAAACAAGTGAAGGGCAAATAGGTGAGGAGGTGTTGGGACTCTCTGAAGGgtcaaaggaggaggaggaaagggaTTTACCACAGGAggacaaactgacagaaaagCAGGAGGTGCCACAGAGTGATCTGGGGCCACGGGATGTTAGAAAggctgagaaacacacagagaaaggataCTTGGAGACCCAGGTTACAGAAGAACCAGAGCTAGCAAGGCCTGAAGCTGACCAGACCGCAACCAACAGATCCCCAAACAGAGGGGAAAGTCAGTCTGGTGAGCTGGTTTTGGACAAGCAAGATAGACCACCAATGGCACCCAAGACGGATGCTGTGCAGTGTTGCCAGGGGCAGTGTGAGACTTCCATTGCAGATAGAGGATCTGAGGACACTCTCAAAGagaagaacaataacaacaccaaGTCCAGGCTATTTGAAACCACCAGTGGCTCCCCATCCTCATTACCCAGGAACCACTGTGTGGACTTGGGGCCCGACGGGGTGGAGACCCGTAGGGCTGGGGTAGAGAGCGAGAAGCTGGAGGAGCTCCACACCGACCGGGCCACGAAGCACCAGGACGGTCAACACGGCCCCAGAGAAGCAGGGCCCGACCCAAATGCCGCCACCGTCCGGGGCGACCTAACCAAGGGCAAGAATGTGAATTTGCGTGAGCGCCTCCTCCAGTTCCCGCTGTGCGAGAAAGCTCTTTCCTTCAACATTCAGCCCACCTCCAAAGAGAAACTCGTACCCTTTGCCCAGTACAACTGCTGCCATGTACTGTAG
- the ano10b gene encoding anoctamin-10, with translation MLLELNQRNLTLIQLVGFLLLHRDNMESFKEEKQGLSAQVWPTGPGSWTQVSCPCCMSSQVEPLVLIQLSEEIQPVTKKWIMSRIAAVEKDGGAQLLAHPGEDMSSDLIVVSAPRCTLLRATEDLGLCKPYRDGSMAAFSYQDRHSFSNIDDMQQFLTLAERQYIVKYELESLRALEDQRIPGVPEPQCNLKARENIFQKLEKAGVIQNVFPLHDQKRLRDLGREWYSKRKLWGQPLDSIQAYFGGTVAFYFSFLDFYTWALVPPAVLGVLLTLLMPSPVRSMAEGQELSGSPETDAKAGMEDPDHPSVSAHMVQAVFSMLWSTIFMELWKRRSSALSHRWGTLHLAERFAEPRPGFRGELGTNPVTGRVEPLFPEWQRNLRVGLVSFPVVGLFLGLVVLGMAGFYYFEGFISQLHQDSGGSFITTALLYLPSMAHIVYTNVLGNIYRNVALQLTEWENHREETSFQNHHTTKVLVFTFFNYFAVLFHIAFFKQDLPLLRKRLASLLIITQLINQFTELVVPFLVDWFFNTPEKEVKEDDPEADKLQAQGSLPTFPGLFAEYIELLVQFGYLSLFSCVYPLTAVLLLLNNVTEIRADAFKICKLFRKPFAAPVANMGVWQAAFEVLGFISVMSNCWLLLLSPRVKEFTLEAGLSTRNVLLFAIMVEHVLIVVKLILAFMIPDEPEWVKIDREKIEYHSLKALNQQKH, from the exons ATGCTGCTGGAGTTGAACCAG AGAAACTTGACCCTCATACAACTCGTTGGTTTTCTGCTGCTCCACAGGGACAATATGGAATCCTTcaaggaggagaaacaggggTTATCGGCCCAGGTCTGGCCCACTGGACCTGGGTCCTGGACTCAGGTCAGCTGCCCCTGCTGCATGTCCAGCCAGGTGGAACCTCTGGTTCTGATCCAGCTGTCTGAGGAGATCCAGCCCGTCACCAAGAAATGGATCATGTCCCGGATCGCCGCAGTGGAGAAAGACGGAG gggCTCAGCTCTTAGCCCATCCAGGGGAGGATATGAGTTCAGACTTGATTGTGGTGTCAGCTCCACGCTGCACTCTGCTGAGGGCCACAGAAGACCTGGGCCTCTGTAAGCCATACAGGGACGGAAGCATGGCTGCCTTCTCCTACCAGGACCGCCACAGTTTCAGCAATAtcg ATGACATGCAGCAGTTCCTGACCCTAGCGGAGCGGCAGTACATAGTCAAGTATGAATTGGAGTCTCTCAGGGCCTTGGAAGACCAACGTATCCCAGGAGTCCCTGAGCCTCAGTGTAACCTCAAAGCCAGGGAGAATATCT tCCAGAAGCTGGAAAAGGCAGGAGTAATACAGAATGTTTTTCCCCTTCATGACCAGAAGAGGCTGCGGGATCTGGGACGAGAGTGGTACTCTAAGAGAAAACTCTGGGGCCAGCCTCTGG ACTCTATCCAGGCCTACTTTGGGGGAACGGTGGCATTCTACTTCAGCTTCTTGGACTTTTACACTTGGGCTCTGGTTCCTCCAGCCGTCCTGGGCGTCCTCCTGACCCTGCTGATGCCCAGCCCTGTGAGGTCCATGGCAGAGGGACAGGAGCTGTCGGGCAGCCCAGAGACTGATGCCAAGGCTGGGATGGAAGATCCGGACCACCCCTCCGTGAGCGCTCACATGGTTCAGGCCGTCTTCAGCATGCTGTGGTCCACCATCTTCATGGAGCTGTGGAAACGCAGAAGTTCCGCCCTCTCCCACCGCTGGGGCACGCTCCACCTGGCCGAACGTTTTGCCGAGCCCCGTCCCGGCTTCCGAGGAGAGTTGGGGACCAATCCGGTCACGGGGCGGGTGGAGCCACTGTTTCCTGAGTGGCAGAGGAACCTGAGGGTGGGTTTGGTGTCATTTCCAGTGGTGGGTTTGTTTCTGGGACTGGTGGTACTGGGCATGGCTGGGTTCTATTACTTCGAGGGCTTCATCTCCCAGCTCCATCAGGACAGCGGTGGTTCCTTCATCACGACTGCCTTACTTTACCTCCCTTCTATGGCACACATAGTCTACACCAACGTGCTGGGTAACATTTACCGCAATGTGGCCCTGCAGCTCACAGAATGGG aAAACCACAGGGAAGAGACCTCCTTCCAGAACCATCATACCACTAAAGTCTTGGTG tttacCTTCTTCAATTACTTTGCTGTGCTTTTCCACATTGCCTTCTTCAAACAAGACTTGCCACTTCTGCGAAAG AGACTGGCCTCTCTGCTGATAATAACTCAGCTGATTAACCAGTTTACTGAACTGGTGGTTCCTTTCCTTGTGGACTGGTTCTTTAACACACCAGAGAAGGAGGTGAAGGAAGATGACCCAGAGGCTGATAAACTCCAGGCCCAGGGCAGCCTACCAACGTTTCCT GGCCTGTTTGCGGAGTATATTGAGTTGCTGGTACAGTTTGGCTATCTGAGCCTGTTCTCCTGCGTGTACCCTCTCACAGCAGTTttactgctcctcaataacGTCACAGAGATCCGTGCAGATGCCTTTAAGATCTGTAAACTGTTCCGTAAGCCCTTTGCCGCCCCTGTGGCCAACATGGGCGTGTGGCAG GCTGCATTTGAAGTCCTAGGTTTCATATCAGTGATGTCTAATTGCTGGCTTTTACTGCTCTCTCCTCGAGTCAAAGAATTCACGCTGGAGGCTGGTCTCAGCACCCGGAATGTTCTGCTCTTCGCCATTATGGTGGAg CATGTTCTGATTGTGGTGAAGCTCATCCTGGCATTTATGATTCCTGATGAACCAGAGTGGGTCAagattgacagagagaagattGAATATCATTCATTGAAAGCCCTGAATCAACAA aaacactga